In Mycobacterium sp. ITM-2016-00317, the genomic window CGAGCCCGTCGATCCAGCCCCGGGGAGCGACCGCACGGCCGCGATGAACGAGCCGATCGCGGTGATCGGCCTCGGGCTGCGGCTGCCCGGCGGCGCCGACCTGGAAGGCAACATCGAAGGCCCCGAGGCCTTCTGGGAGTTCCTCACCGAGGGACGCTCGTCGGTGCGCGAGGTGCCCGAGGGCCGGTGGTCGTGGTTCGACGACGGCACCGCCGAGGGCGCGGCGGCGCTGGCCGGCACCACCCGCTGGGGTGCGTTCCTGCGCGACCTGGACGCGTTCGACGCCGAGTACTTCGAGATCATCCCGCGCGAGGCCACCCGGATGGACCCGCAGCAGCGGCTGCTGCTGGAGGTCACCCACGAGGCGCTCGAGCACGCCGGCATCGCAGCCGACGCGCTGGCCGAGACCCAGACCGGGGTGTTCGCCGGGGCCAGCGCCCCGGACTACGCGCAGTTGGGCTCGGCGGACCTCGGTGGCGTCGACGCCTGGTACAGCACCGGTGGCGCGCTGAGCATCATCGCCAACCGGGTGTCGTACTACTTCGACCTGCGCGGCCCGTCGGTGACCGTGGACACCGCGTGTTCGTCGTCGCTGGTCGCCATCCACCTGGCCTGTCAGAGCCTGCGCTCCGGGGATTCGGAGCTGGCGCTGGCCGCCGGGGTGAACCTGCTGCTCTCGCCCGCCCCGACCAAGAGCTTCGACCAGGCCGAGGCGATGTCGAAGACCGGGCAGTGCCACGCGTTCGACGCCGCCGCCGATGGTTTCGTGCGCGGTGAAGGCTGCGGGGTCGCGGTGCTCAAGCGGCTGTCCGACGCCCAGCGCGACGGCGACCGGGTGCTTGCGGTGATCCGCGGTTCGGCGGTCAACCAGGACGGTCGCTCCAACGGTCTGATGGCGCCGAACCCGTCGGCGCAGATGGCCGTGCTGCGCGCCGCGTACGCGGCGGCCGGGGTGGATCCGCGTGAGGTGGACTACGTCGAGGCGCACGGCACCGGGACGCTGCTGGGCGACCCGATCGAGGCCCGCGCGCTGGGCACGGTGCTCGGCAAGGGCCGCCCGGCCGATGCGCCGCTGCTGCTCGGCGCGGTGAAGTCCAACCTCGGCCACCTGGAGGCCGCCGCGGGTGTCGCCGGGTTCGCCAAGGCGGTGCTGGCGTTGCAGCACAACCGGATTCCGGCCAACCTCGGCTACCAGAACCCGAACCCGCACATCCCGTTCGACAAGCTTCGGCTGAAGGTGATCGCCGAGCACACCGACTGGGCGCCCGCGGGCCGGCCGCGCCGTGCGGGTGTCTCGTCGTTCGGCTTCGGCGGCACCAACGCCCACGTGATCCTCGAGCAGGCACCGGTGGCCGCGCCCGCGCCTGCCCCCGAACCCGACGCGGTGACCACCCTGGTGGTGTCGGGCAAGACCCCCGAACGGATCGCGTCGCAGGCCGCGATGCTGGCCGAGTGGATGGCCGGCGCCGGGGCCGAGGTGCCGTTGGCCGAGGTGGCCCACACGCTCAACCACCACCGCACCCAGCACCACGCGTTCGCGACCGTCGTCGCCCGCGACACCGCTGCGGCGGTTGCCGGTCTGCAGGCGCTGGCCGAGGGCGGGTCCGCACCGGGCGTGGTCGCGGCGGCCGCGGTGCACCCGAAGCCGGGCACCGTGTTCGTGTACTCCGGGCAGGGGTCGCAGTGGCCGGGGATGGCCCGTCAACTGCTGGCCGACGAGCCGGCGTTCGCCGAGGCGCTGGCCGAGATCGAACCGGTCTTCGTCGAGCAGGTCGGCTTCTCGCTGCGCGACATCGTCGCCAACGGCGAACCGGTGAGCGGTGATGCCCGAGTGCAGCCGGTGCTGATGGGTCTGCAACTCGCGCTGACCGAGCTGTGGCGGTCCCACGGCGTGCACCCGGATGCGGTGATCGGGCACTCGATGGGCGAGGTGACCGCTGCGGTGGTCGCCGGGGCGCTGTCCCTGGCCGACGGGCTGAAGGTGATCGCCGCACGCTCGTCGATCATGTCCCGGCTGGCCGGCCAGGGCGCCGTCGCGCTGCTCGGCCTCGATGCCGACGCGGCCACCGTGCTGATCGCCGACCACCCCAGCGTCGAGATCGCGGGTTACCTGTCGCCGCGCCAGACCGTGGTGGCCGGCCTGCCCGAGCAGGTCGACGCGGTGATCGCCGCGGCCACCGCACAGAACACGTTCGCCCGCCGGGTCAACATGATCGTCGCGTCGCACACCGCGCTGATGGACCCGGTGCTGGCCGACATCCGCGCGGCGCTGGCCGACGTCGCACCGAACATGCCGACGCTGCCGTTCCTGTCCACGGTCAGCGACGCCGCCGACCCACCGGCGCTGGACGCCGACTACTGGGTGGCCAACGTGCGCCAACCGGTCAGGTTCCGCCAGGCCGTGGAAACCGCAGCCGCCGACAACGGCACGTTCATCGAGATCAGCCCGCACCCGACCCTGGCCCCGGCGATCAACGACACGCTGAGCGCACTCGGGGACGGGCACCACCACACCGTCGGCACGCTGGCGCGCGACGCCGACGACACCGTCACCTTCCGCGCGAATCTCAACGCCACCCACACCTCACGTCCGCCGCACACCGTCCACCTCGGCGAACCGCACGTCGCACTGCCGACCACCCCGTGGCACCACGGACGGCACTGGGTCGACGTGCGGCCGCCGCGGCGCGGTGCGCCGGTCCGCTCCGGAGCGCTGCCCGAAGACAGCGCAGTACCGCCGGAATGGTTCTGCGAACTCACCTGGCCCACCAAACCCCTTGCTGGCCAAGACGATCCGGCCGATACTGCGAACGACAGCTGGCTGGTGGTCGGTGACGACGCGCTGGCGGCCGCGATGGGCCGGCTGCTCGGCCGGCCGGTGGCCACCGGCGACGGCACCGATCTCACCGGCGCCACCCACGTGCTGTACGCCCCGGCAGACGGCGACGACCTGGGCTACGACATCTTCGAGACCGGCCGCACGATCGCCACGGCCGCGGCGTCCCGGGAGCAGCCGCCGACGCTGTTCCTGCTGACCCGCAACGCGCAGCCGGTCAGCGAGGGGGACCGGGCCAACCCGGCGCAGGCGGTGCTGTGGGGACTGGGTCGCACGCTGGCGCTGGAGCATCCCGAGATCTGGGGCGCGGTCGTCGATACCGACGAGTCGGTGCCCGCGGCGGTCGCGGCCCGGTGGCTGCTGGCCGAGGCGCACGCAGGCGACGGCGAAGACCAGGTGGTCTACCGAGCGGGCGCCCGCCGGGTGGCCCGTCTGGTGCACGCGCTGCCGCCCGCGCCCGACGGCGCCGATTCCCTCGACCCCGACGGCGCCCACCTGGTCGTCGGCGCGACCGGCAACATCGGCCCCGGCCTGATCGAGCAGCTCGCCGCGATGGGCGCCCGGACCGTGGTCGCGGTGTCGCGCAATCCGGGAACCCGGCTCGACGAGCTGACCGCGAGGCTGGCCGCGTCAGGCACCACACTGGTCACCGCCGCCGCGGACGCGTCCGACGAGACGTCGATGCGCGCGGTGTTCGACCGCTTCGGCGCCGACCTGCCGCCGCTCAAGGGCGTCTACCTCGCCGCGATGAGCGGCGGACCGGTCACGCTGGCCGAGATGACCCACGACGACGTGGTGGCGATGTTCCGACCCAAGATGGACGCCGCGGCGTTGCTGCACACCCTGTCGATCGACCATCCGGTCGAGCAGTTCGTGCTGTTCTCGTCGATCTCGGGCGTGCTCGGGTCGCGCTGGCTGGCGCACTACGCGGCGACGACGACGTTCCTGGACACGTTCGCGTTCGCCCGCCGCGCGGCGGGCCTGCCCGCATGCGCGATCAACTGGGGTCTGTGGAAGTCGCTGGCCGACGTGCAGACCGGGTTCGAGCGGCAGGCCACCGCCGAGTCCGGCCTGGAGCCGATGGACGACGCGGTCGCGATCACCGCGCTGCGCTCGTTCGTCGGGCCGCAGGCCCCGGCCCGTGCCACCGTGGTCGCCGCGGACTGGGCGCGGCTCGCCGCGGCGTACCACACCCGGGCCGAGCTGCACATCCTCGACGAGCTGCTCGCCGACGCGACGGCCACCGGCCAGGCTTTGCTGACCGGCGACACCCGTTTTCGGCGTGAGCTGCAGGAATGTGCTCCCGAACAGCGGGTCGAGATGCTCACCGACCACGTGTTGGCGCAGGTCGCGGCCGCAATGGGGCTTGCTTCGGCGCACACGCTGGACCCCACGGTGGGGTTCTTCCAGTTCGGGATGGATTCGCTGATGAGCGTAACGTTGCAGCGCTCGCTGAGCGAAAGCCTAGGGGAGGTACTACCGGCGTCGGTGGTGTTCGACTACCCGACCGTGGAAGCGCTCACCGATTATCTGGCGACGGTGCTTCCTGAGATAATCCAGACCGCCGGTGGCGAGGGTGGGGACCACGACAAGGACGTCGAAGGCGACCCCACCGTCCAAGAGGACGCATACGACGACCTCGCCGAGGACGAACTACTGGCGAGACTGTCGGAGAGATTGAGTTGAGTGGAATGACCCAAGCGTCCTCGAAGCCGGCGGCCAGCCCTGACCGCCGGGCGATCATCACCGAGGCCCTGCGCAAGATCGACGATCTGACCGCTCGCCTCGCGGCCGCCGAGAAGGTCGAGACCGAGCCGATCGCCGTCGTCGGCATCGGCTGCCGGCTGCCCGGCGGTGTCGACAACGCCGACGACTTCTGGAAGCTGCTGTGCGACGGCGAAAGCGGCGTCATCCGGGTGCCCGCCGACCGCTGGGACGCCGATGCGTTCTACTCGCCCGACCACACCGTGCCGGGCACCATCGTCAACCGCGAAGGCGGTTTCCTGACCTCGTGGCGTCCCGACGAGTTCGACGCCGAGTTCTTCTCGATCGCCCCGCGCGAGGCCGCGGCGATGGATCCGCAGCAGCGGCTGCTGCTCGAGGTCGCCTGGGAGGCGCTCGAGGACGCCGGCATCAACCCGCGCGGTCTGCGCGGCTCGGCGACCGGCGTGTTCGTCGGCATGACGACCAACGACTACTACCACTCGATCGTCGGCAAGCTGGCGCCCGAGGACATCGACCCCTACATCCCGTTCGGCAACGCCCCGAACTTCGCGGCGGGCCGGTTGTCGTACTTCCTCGGGGTGCGCGGCCCGGCCGTGGTCAGCGACACCGCGTGCTCGTCGTCGCTGGTGTCGATCCATCTGGCCTGCCAGAGCCTGCGCCGCGGTGAGAGCGACCACGCGCTGGCCGCCGGGGTCAACCTGATCCTGTCGCCGGAGAACAACATCGCGTGTTCGCGCTGGGGAATGCTGGCGCCGGACGGCAAGTGCAAGACGTTCGACGCCGGCGCCGACGGCTACGTCCGCAGCGAGGGCGCGGGTGTGGTGGTGCTCAAGCGCCTCACCGACGCGCTGCGTGACGGCGACCGGGTGCTGGCCGTGGTGCGCGGCTCGGCGGTCAACCAGGACGGCGCGAGCAGCGGCCAGACGGTGCCCAACGGGCCGGCCCAGCAGGAGCTGATGCGCAAGGCGCTGCAGACCTCGAAGCTGGATCCGTCCGACATCGACTACATCGAGGCCCACGGCACCGGCACCTCGCTGGGTGACCCGATCGAGCTCGACGCGCTGTCGGCGGTCTACGGCGACCGCAAGGACTCCGCACCGCTGGTGCTGGGCTCGGTCAAGACCAACCTCGGCCACCTCGAGTCGGCCGCCGGTGTCACCGGCTTCATCAAGACCGTGCTGAGCGTCCACCACGGCCACATCCCCAAGCAGCTGCACTTCACCGCGCTGACCCCGCAGGCCGGCGAGGCAGCGCAGAAGTTCCGGATCGCGTCCGAGCCGCTGTCGTGGCCGGACACCGTGGGCGGCAGGCCCCGCCGTGCGGCGGTGTCGTCGTTCGGCGTCAGCGGTACCAACTCCCACATCCTCGTCGAGCAGGCCCCCGAGCCCACCGACGTGCCTGCCGAGCAGCCGGAACCGCCGGTGAGCACGCTGATCGTCACCGGCAAGACCCCGGCCCGGATCGCGTCGCTGGCCGGGCGGCTGGCCGACTGGCTGCAGTCACCGGCGAGCGCCGGGATGAGCCTGGCCGACGTCGCGGCCACCCTGAACCACCGCCGTGCCCAGCACACCAGGTTCGCGACTGTCGCCGCGGCCGACCGCGACCAGGCCGTCGCCGGTCTGCGCGCGCTGGCCGAGGGCTACCCGGCCCCCGGTGTGGTGCCGACCCACGACGGCGCCTGCGGTTCGGGCACGGTGTTCCTGTACTCCGGGCAGGGTTCGCAGTGGGCGGGCATGGGCCGCAGGCTGCTGGCCGACGAGCCGGCGTTCGCCGCCGCCGTCGACGAGCTCGAGCCCGACTTCGTCGCCCAGGCCGGGTTCTCGCTGCGCGACGTGCTGAGCTCCGGGGAGACCGTGGTCGGCATCGACCGCATCCAGCCCGTGCTGGTCGGCGTGCAGCTGGCGTTGACCAAGCTGTGGCAGTCCTACGGCGTGCAGCCGGACGCGGTGATCGGTCACTCGATGGGCGAGGTGACCGCCGCGGTGGTCTCCGGTGCGCTCAGCCCGGCCGACGGCCTGAAGGTGATCGCGACCCGGTCGCGGCTGATGAAGCGGCTGTCGGGCCAGGGGGCGATGGGCCTGCTGGAGCTCGACGCCGAGGCCGCCGAGAAGCTGATCGCCGGCTACTCGGGCCTGACCGTGGCGGTGTACGCGTCGCCGCACCAGACGGTGATCGCCGGCCCGCCGGATCAGGTCGACGCCGCGATCGCCGAGGTCGACAAGCTCGACAAGCTGGCCCGCCGGGTGGACGTCGACGTCGCGTCGCACCATCCGATCATCGACCCGATCCTCGACGACCTGCGTGCCGAGCTGGCCGACCTGCAGCCGCGCCGGCCCAGCATCCCGGTGATCGTCACCACCGACGGGCGCCCGACCGACGGCTCCTGCGTGTTCGACGCCGACCACTGGGTGGCCAACCTGCGCAACCCGGTGCGCTTCGCCCGCGCGGTCGCCGCCGCCGGTGCGGACAAGGCGATGTTCGTCGAGGTCAGCCCGCACCCGCTGCTCAGCCACGCGGTCAAGGACACGCTGTCGACCCCTGTCGCAGAAGGGGATTCGGCCCGGCATTTCCACAGCATCGCCACGCTGCACCGCGACGCCAACGACACGGTCAGCTTCCGCACCAACCTCAACGCGACGCACACGGTGCGCCCGCCGAAGACCCCGCAGCGCGGCACCCGGGTGCAGCTGCCCACCACGCCGTGGCATCACGCCCACCACTGGCTCGACACCGCGGCCGCGCAGACCAGCGCAGAACGCGTGCAGCACAACGGAACCGACGTCGCGCTCGCCGAAGGTGAAATGCACGAGTGGTTCCACCGGCTGAGCTGGCCGGTGCGTGAACTGGCTGCCGCGACCGCTGCCGACGTGCCGTGGCTGGTGCTGGCCGACGAGACGAGCGCCGACCTGGCCGAGCTGCTCGGCGCGGGTTCGCGCGCGCTGCCGCTGTCGGTGCTCGACGACGCCGGTGCATTGCGCGCCGGGCTGACCGGTGTCACGCACGTCGTCTACGTTCCGGAGGTCTCCGCCCGGCGCTTCGACGCGGCGCCCAGCTACGCGGCGTTCCACCAGCTGCGCAAGCTGGTGGTCACGCTGGCCGGAACCGCCGACGCACCAAGGCTTTTCATCGTCACCCGGAACGCACAGGCCGTGGTCGACGGCGAGCGGGCCAACCCGGCGCACGCGGTGCTGTGGGGTCAGGGCCGGACGCTGGCATTGGAGCACCCGGAGTTCTGGGGTGGCCTCGTCGACGTCGACGAGATGCTGCCCCCGGAACTGCTGGCGCAGTACCTGCACGCCGAGGCCTCCACGTTGTCGGGGACCGACACCGGCCGGGACGATCAGGCCGTCTACCGCGCCGCCGAGCGCCGCGTCCCGCGGCTGGTCCCACACCCGCTGCCCGCAGTGCCGCTGACCCGATTGGACAGTGGCACCAGCCATCTGGTGATCGGCGCGACCGGCAACGTCGGGCCGTACCTGATCCGCCAGCTCGCCGACATGGGTGCAGGCACGGTGGTCGCGGTGTCGCGCCGCGGCGGTTCGCAACTGGCCGAGCTGGCCGGGGAGCTCTCGGCCCGCGGCACCACGTTGGTCGAGGTCGCCGCCGACGCCGCCGACGAGACCGCGATGGCGGCGGTGTTCGCCCGCTTCGGCGCCGACCTGCCGCCGCTGGACGGGATCTACCTGGCGTCGCTGGCCGGCGGCGAGGCGCTGCTGGCCGACATGACCGAGGACGACCTGACCCCGATGTTCCGGGCGAAGGTCGACGCCACCGCGGTGCTGCACAAGCTGTCACTGCGCACCCCGGTGCGCCGCTTCGTGCTGTTCTCGTCGATCACCGGGCTGCTGGGTTCGCGCGCCGTCGGCCACTACACGGCGGCCAACGCGTTCGCCGATGCGTTCGCCCACGCGCGGCGCGCGCTCGGGCTGCCCGCGACAGTCGTCGACTGGGGTCTGTGGAAATCGTGGGCCGACGCCCAGCCGCAGATGAAGGCCGCAGGCCTGGAACCGATGCCCAACGACGTCGCGATCAGGATGCTGCCCGCGGTGCTCAGCCCGGACGCCGCGGTGCAGACCGTGGTGGCCGGTGCCGACTGGGCCCGGCTGGCCGACGCGTACCGGATGCGGGCCTCGGTCAAGGTTCTCGACCACCTGGTGTCCGGGTTCGGCGACGACGCCGATCTGGCAGCCGTACCTGTCCCGGCATGGGGCACCGTGCTCGGCGTGCCGGTCGAGGGCACCTCCCACGACCGGGTGTGGCGTGCCCGGGT contains:
- a CDS encoding type I polyketide synthase, yielding MTSAFDEAAVRRWLTDYLVTNNGCSPEHIERGASMHDLGVGSRDAVVLTGVLSEFLGRAVSPVDFWQYPTVDSLAKFLTGGEVEPVDPAPGSDRTAAMNEPIAVIGLGLRLPGGADLEGNIEGPEAFWEFLTEGRSSVREVPEGRWSWFDDGTAEGAAALAGTTRWGAFLRDLDAFDAEYFEIIPREATRMDPQQRLLLEVTHEALEHAGIAADALAETQTGVFAGASAPDYAQLGSADLGGVDAWYSTGGALSIIANRVSYYFDLRGPSVTVDTACSSSLVAIHLACQSLRSGDSELALAAGVNLLLSPAPTKSFDQAEAMSKTGQCHAFDAAADGFVRGEGCGVAVLKRLSDAQRDGDRVLAVIRGSAVNQDGRSNGLMAPNPSAQMAVLRAAYAAAGVDPREVDYVEAHGTGTLLGDPIEARALGTVLGKGRPADAPLLLGAVKSNLGHLEAAAGVAGFAKAVLALQHNRIPANLGYQNPNPHIPFDKLRLKVIAEHTDWAPAGRPRRAGVSSFGFGGTNAHVILEQAPVAAPAPAPEPDAVTTLVVSGKTPERIASQAAMLAEWMAGAGAEVPLAEVAHTLNHHRTQHHAFATVVARDTAAAVAGLQALAEGGSAPGVVAAAAVHPKPGTVFVYSGQGSQWPGMARQLLADEPAFAEALAEIEPVFVEQVGFSLRDIVANGEPVSGDARVQPVLMGLQLALTELWRSHGVHPDAVIGHSMGEVTAAVVAGALSLADGLKVIAARSSIMSRLAGQGAVALLGLDADAATVLIADHPSVEIAGYLSPRQTVVAGLPEQVDAVIAAATAQNTFARRVNMIVASHTALMDPVLADIRAALADVAPNMPTLPFLSTVSDAADPPALDADYWVANVRQPVRFRQAVETAAADNGTFIEISPHPTLAPAINDTLSALGDGHHHTVGTLARDADDTVTFRANLNATHTSRPPHTVHLGEPHVALPTTPWHHGRHWVDVRPPRRGAPVRSGALPEDSAVPPEWFCELTWPTKPLAGQDDPADTANDSWLVVGDDALAAAMGRLLGRPVATGDGTDLTGATHVLYAPADGDDLGYDIFETGRTIATAAASREQPPTLFLLTRNAQPVSEGDRANPAQAVLWGLGRTLALEHPEIWGAVVDTDESVPAAVAARWLLAEAHAGDGEDQVVYRAGARRVARLVHALPPAPDGADSLDPDGAHLVVGATGNIGPGLIEQLAAMGARTVVAVSRNPGTRLDELTARLAASGTTLVTAAADASDETSMRAVFDRFGADLPPLKGVYLAAMSGGPVTLAEMTHDDVVAMFRPKMDAAALLHTLSIDHPVEQFVLFSSISGVLGSRWLAHYAATTTFLDTFAFARRAAGLPACAINWGLWKSLADVQTGFERQATAESGLEPMDDAVAITALRSFVGPQAPARATVVAADWARLAAAYHTRAELHILDELLADATATGQALLTGDTRFRRELQECAPEQRVEMLTDHVLAQVAAAMGLASAHTLDPTVGFFQFGMDSLMSVTLQRSLSESLGEVLPASVVFDYPTVEALTDYLATVLPEIIQTAGGEGGDHDKDVEGDPTVQEDAYDDLAEDELLARLSERLS
- a CDS encoding type I polyketide synthase encodes the protein MTQASSKPAASPDRRAIITEALRKIDDLTARLAAAEKVETEPIAVVGIGCRLPGGVDNADDFWKLLCDGESGVIRVPADRWDADAFYSPDHTVPGTIVNREGGFLTSWRPDEFDAEFFSIAPREAAAMDPQQRLLLEVAWEALEDAGINPRGLRGSATGVFVGMTTNDYYHSIVGKLAPEDIDPYIPFGNAPNFAAGRLSYFLGVRGPAVVSDTACSSSLVSIHLACQSLRRGESDHALAAGVNLILSPENNIACSRWGMLAPDGKCKTFDAGADGYVRSEGAGVVVLKRLTDALRDGDRVLAVVRGSAVNQDGASSGQTVPNGPAQQELMRKALQTSKLDPSDIDYIEAHGTGTSLGDPIELDALSAVYGDRKDSAPLVLGSVKTNLGHLESAAGVTGFIKTVLSVHHGHIPKQLHFTALTPQAGEAAQKFRIASEPLSWPDTVGGRPRRAAVSSFGVSGTNSHILVEQAPEPTDVPAEQPEPPVSTLIVTGKTPARIASLAGRLADWLQSPASAGMSLADVAATLNHRRAQHTRFATVAAADRDQAVAGLRALAEGYPAPGVVPTHDGACGSGTVFLYSGQGSQWAGMGRRLLADEPAFAAAVDELEPDFVAQAGFSLRDVLSSGETVVGIDRIQPVLVGVQLALTKLWQSYGVQPDAVIGHSMGEVTAAVVSGALSPADGLKVIATRSRLMKRLSGQGAMGLLELDAEAAEKLIAGYSGLTVAVYASPHQTVIAGPPDQVDAAIAEVDKLDKLARRVDVDVASHHPIIDPILDDLRAELADLQPRRPSIPVIVTTDGRPTDGSCVFDADHWVANLRNPVRFARAVAAAGADKAMFVEVSPHPLLSHAVKDTLSTPVAEGDSARHFHSIATLHRDANDTVSFRTNLNATHTVRPPKTPQRGTRVQLPTTPWHHAHHWLDTAAAQTSAERVQHNGTDVALAEGEMHEWFHRLSWPVRELAAATAADVPWLVLADETSADLAELLGAGSRALPLSVLDDAGALRAGLTGVTHVVYVPEVSARRFDAAPSYAAFHQLRKLVVTLAGTADAPRLFIVTRNAQAVVDGERANPAHAVLWGQGRTLALEHPEFWGGLVDVDEMLPPELLAQYLHAEASTLSGTDTGRDDQAVYRAAERRVPRLVPHPLPAVPLTRLDSGTSHLVIGATGNVGPYLIRQLADMGAGTVVAVSRRGGSQLAELAGELSARGTTLVEVAADAADETAMAAVFARFGADLPPLDGIYLASLAGGEALLADMTEDDLTPMFRAKVDATAVLHKLSLRTPVRRFVLFSSITGLLGSRAVGHYTAANAFADAFAHARRALGLPATVVDWGLWKSWADAQPQMKAAGLEPMPNDVAIRMLPAVLSPDAAVQTVVAGADWARLADAYRMRASVKVLDHLVSGFGDDADLAAVPVPAWGTVLGVPVEGTSHDRVWRARVLPGERSYPVAHRVRGVEVVPVSVLLQTLSAAASQLDGAATVGDVRFEYPIVADQPKVVHVVADGDALTVWSSASPDSPEQRWTRHASAQLTAAPAGRPDGDQSAGGRVFDGASISEMQRALGVEGQPFEWTVADCTTTAVGARADVAVPASAETPGAALVDAAVHVARLADADNTQLLLPAGAESLTVAAAAGADGVVEAYRRAGDGDNLVVDVLVSGPDGAVWVDIRGLTYAPVESAPAPVADESAVQATEFVDWSTMTRAQTVAELRTRLRTILARELGMPDNAVDFDMPFPELGLDSMMAMNLLRDAKALVRVDLSATMLWNHPSIAQMSDFVADLLAPLQNAVDEPEPESNEDAESDSDSFSVLDELFSSVESANAGSEGSI